GACCGTCGCGGGGACGGCGGGGGCGATCGTCCTGACGAACACCACGGCCATCACCGGGAACACCAGCACCCTCACCCTGGCGGGGTCCACCACGGGAAACAGGCTCGACGCCCCGATCTCCACCACATCGGGCGGTCTGACAAAATCCGGCTCCGGGACATGGACCCTGCGCGGGCTGAGCACCTACGCCGGCCCGACCACGGTGGGCGCCGGAACGCTCTGCGTGGCAGGCTCCCTCGCCGCCGCCAGCGCCGTGTCGGTCGGCACGGGCGCGACCCTTTGCGGAACCGGCAACGTCGGAGGAGCCATCGCCGTCAAGGGCGGCATCGTGGCCACGGGAACGCCGGATTCCATCGGGAAATTGTCCGCCCAGTCCGTGGATCTGTCCAAGGACTCCGCCTCGACCTTGCGCATCCGGCTCCAGGCCACGAACAAGCCGGGCATCGACTACGACCGTCTCGAACTCTCCGGCGCCCTCGTGCTGGGCGGCAAATCGGTGCTGGATCTCGACCTTTCCGGATTGAACGAGCAAGGCACGGCCTCGGGGATCGTCACGGCCGGGAGCGTCACGGGGCAGTTCTCCTCGGTCAAGGTCCGCAACAACCCGCACAACCTCCTGGTGGTAGTGGTCTACAAATCGGCTCTGGTGAACGTGACCATCACCCGCATCGCGCCATCGTTCACCAAAGGCCCGGCGCCGACCGTGCTCGAAGATGCCCCGAACACCACCATCACCGGCTGGGCCAAGGCCATTTCCGGCGGAACCGGAGCCACCGGCCAGAGCGTCGGATTCCGGACCGGCAACAGCCATCCGTCGCTTTTCTCCACGCAGCCCTCCGTCGCTTCCGACGGAACCCTGTCGTTTTCCCCGGCCAGCGATTCCAACGGGACCGCCGTGGTCAGAATCCGTCTCGGGGCATCCGACAACCCCGACTCCAGCGCGCTGGACAGTTTCACCATCAACGTCACGCCAGTCAACGACCCACCTCGATTCTCGAAGGGATCCGACCTGACGATGGCCTCCGATACCGTCGAGCGGACCCTCGCTGGATGGACGAAATCGATTTCGGCGGGACCTCCCGACGAAGCGGGTCAGAAGACGTCCTTCCGTCTCTCCCACACCAAGCCGGCCCTGTACACCCGGCAGCCATCGCTTTCCTCGGACGGAACCCTCGGCTTCACCGCCGCACGCGGCGCCGACGGGACCGACACCGTCCACATCCGCCTGGGCGACGACGGCGGCACCGCCGACGGCGGCCGGGATTCCAGCTCCCTCGACACCTTCTTCATCTCCTTGCGGCCTCTCTCGCTTCGCATCCATCCAGACACCCTGAAGCTGCTTCTGGGAGACACGGGCCGCTTCCGGGCGATCCTCTCCAGCTCGAACGGAACCGACTCCACCCTTGCCCCTTCCGCGGTGGCTTGGAGCTGGAGCACGAGCCTCGGCGATTTCTCCTCGGGCTTGGCGAGCGCCCATCGGACCGGATCCACCCGCGTGTTCGCCCGTTTCCAGGGATCGGTGGATTCGGCCGTCCTGGTGGTCTCCGAGCTGGACACCACATTGGCGCCATCAACAGATTCCGTCAAGATCCGCGCCGGTCACGGGATCACCGCCACGATCCCTCCGCACACGGGAGCTTTGATGGTGTCGATCGGCGTGTCGGATTCCTCGCTTTCCTCCAAGGGAATCTCCGGAGCGGATTCGGCCATCCTCGCCAGCATCGGCAACGGCGACACCATCCGCATCCGCGCCCCCGTCGCGCTGATCCCCTCCTCCAAGCAGCGCCCGGGCGAGACTCCGTCCGTCTTCTGGATGGACTCGACCGGAACCGTCCATCTCGTCCCCTCCGTTGCATCTTCCAACGCTGTTGTCTTCGACGTCTTCGGAAAGCGCGCCTGGTGGCTGGGCTACGACACCGTGGCACCGACCGTCGGGGCCATCCATTCTTCCGACTCGATCTCCACCGACACGGTCCGTGTGCGATGGAGCGCCCACGACAACGTGGCGGGACATGTCGTGCACTTCTGCCTGCAGAAGGCGGGCCAGACAGTATCCTGTCCGGAGCTGGGGGCCGGGGGAGCGGATTCGGGGAACCTGCGGATCACCAGACAGGATTTGCCGTTAGGAGGACGCTACTGGATCGAAGCCCGCGACAGTCGCACCACGGCGCACACCGACATGGTCGACATCGTCGTGCGGCTGGACACCCTCAAGTCCTCCTGGTCCCGCACGGAAGATCGCTACGAACTGTTGGCGCTTCCCTACGTGCGCGGCACCGCAAGCGCCCACCCAGCCTTCCAGGCCCAGTGGGGCGAAGACGACCCTCGGCACTGGCGCGTCTTCGCCGGAGATTCCGGCAAGTTGCAGGATGTGCTGGCGGGCGATCCGATGGACGCCGCCGGGCGCAGCTTCTGGGTACGCACGCGCGAGCGGCCCCTGGTTCCCTGGATCGCCGGCCGTTGGACCACTCCGATGTCCCAGATGCTCCGGTCCGAGCTTCAACCCGGATGGAACGCAGTGGGGAACCCGCTGGGGTTCGATCTTTCCTGGCGCCAGATCTGGCGGCTGGCCGGCGCGGATTCCTCCTTCCTGACCGGCCCCTACGAATTCGATGGCGCCACCCAGGGCTGGTCGATTCCGGATACCACCAAACGCTGGGGGTCCTGGAAAGGAGCCGCGATCTTCAACCGCTCCGAACGCACGGTGGAACTTCGCGTCCCGTCGGTGCCCGACGGAGGCGTAGGGTCCAGTTCCGCGCGCAAGGCCAACGCCGTGGAACCTCCTTTGCTTCGGCTCTCCGTCCAGGCCAGCCAAGCCGGTAGCACGTCTTCGCCGGTCTGGATGGGCGTAGACCGGGTTCACCGCGCCTGGAAACTACCGCCCAGTCCACGATGGAGCCTGCAAACCTCCGTGGAAGACCCGAAACGTCCTGGTTCCGCGCTGCTCTCCGATGTCCGCACCCCGGCCGATTCCGGCAACCTGTGGACGCTCAGAGTGACGGGACTCACCCCGCACCAACCCCTCACCTTGCGCTGGGCGCGCACCGGTTCGGACACCTCCAGCGTCGTTTGGATCCGTGACGACAAGTCCTCCCGTTGGCTGTCCGTGGCCGAACAAACGGAATTGACCGTCGGCGAAGAGGGCGAACGATCCTTCCAAGTCCTCGCAGGAGCCATTCTGGGGCCCAGGGCGCCGCGTCCCTTCTCCGTTGGCTTGCGCGGCGCCGCGCTATTCTGGAGCCTGCCCGACCGGCTGGGACGCACCCATGTGCGCATCGAAGCCTTCGATCCACGCGGACGGCGTCTGGCCGGATTCGTCGACGAGCAAATGGATCCGGGCTCCTACGGACGCCCCTTCCGGTTGAGCTCCCCGACGGGACAAATCCTGTTGGTGCTCACCGCCGGAACCGAGCAGACCTCGACCCGGTGGCTGATCCGCCCCTGAGAGGGCCGCCGGAGGAACAGCGAAGGAGCCTCCGCCCCTTCACCCGGACCGGACACTAGGGCAGAGGCGTTCCCGACGTGAAGTCGTCTTCGCTGGAGAAGGGTGCGCCAGGAAAGGGGTAGAAGGGAAGATCCTGGTCGGGAGCCAATTCCCCGTACTCCTGGGGACGGAAGGTCTGCATCACCTCTTCCAGGTCACCTTGGCTGAACTTGGGGATCCGAAAGTACGCGGAACTTGTTGGTGCCATGGTCATCTTGACCCTCCGTGAGCGGCCAGTATCCCACTTCCCAGGGCAAAATTCCAAGGCCAAGAAACAAAAGGTCCCGACTCCCCAACGGGAACCGGGACCGACCATCCTCGCGGATCGCGAAGGATTAGGGGTTGGCGCGCTTGTCCGAGCCGTCGACCGCCCAAGCGATGGTGGCGACCGGGCAGCCGTCGGCGGCTTCCTTGATCTCGGATTCGAACTTCGAGAAATCGACGCCGGCCTTCACGACCATCTTTTCCGGAACGGCGAACACGGAGTCGGCCACGGCCTCGCAAGCTCCGCACATGGTGCACTCGTTCTCGGATTCGTCGAGCCAGACTTTGGTGATTGCCATGATGGACATCCTTTCAAATGGGGTGATTCAAGAACAGTCACCAAATGTAGCTACCCAACCCGAGGCCGGGTAGCCACGCGCCGCTCAGGACTGGGTGGAGCGCCGGTTGAGCATCACGCTGGAAACGAAACTCGCCGCGATCAAAGCCAGGCCCACCGTCCCCGAAACCACCTCGGGAATGTGGTTGCCGGCCGCGCTCAGGTACATGATCAACGAAAGCGCACCGATGGCCCAGAAGGCGCCATGCTCCAGGTAGGTGTAGGTCTGGAGAGTGCCCACCTCGACCAGTTTGATGGTCAAGGATCGCACGAACATCGCGCCGATCCCCAAGCCCAACGCGATGATGAACAAGTTGTTGGTGATGGCGAACGCGCCGATCACACCATCAAAGGAAAACGAAGCGTCCAGCACTTCCAGGTACATGAACGATGCGAATCCCGCCGTTCCGGCCGTCCTCACCACGGTGCCCGTGGTGTCGCCCTCTTCTTCGTTGCCCAAAAGCGAGGACAACCCTTCCACCATCAAGAACACCAGGATGCCCAGCATCGAAGCGGAAAGGAACGCCATCCCTTCGCCGTCGGGAATCAGGCGCGAGAACGCGAAGCTGATGATCATCGTGAAGGTCACCCAAACAGCTTCCATCTTGCCGGCCTTGGACAGGGGCTTTTCCAGGAAGCCCAACCAGTGGGTTTCCTTTTCGTGGTCGAAGAAGAACCGGGTGAAGACCATCCACAGGAAGGCGCCGCCGAATCCGGCCACCACGACGTGCTGCTTGACCAGAATTTCCTGGAATCGAGCGGGGTTTTCCCAGGTCATGCGGATCACTTCGCTCGCGCCGGCGTCGCCGACCGCCCAGACGATGATCAGGGGGAACACCACGCGCATGCCAAACACCGCGATCAAAACG
This DNA window, taken from Fibrobacterota bacterium, encodes the following:
- a CDS encoding DUF475 domain-containing protein; this translates as MFRSFGGSFAFTIVCLGVAFWLGYRDGGAFTAGLATMFTAGMLGILEVSLSFDNAVVNAKVLAGMNHFWRKMFLTVGVLIAVFGMRVVFPLIIVWAVGDAGASEVIRMTWENPARFQEILVKQHVVVAGFGGAFLWMVFTRFFFDHEKETHWLGFLEKPLSKAGKMEAVWVTFTMIISFAFSRLIPDGEGMAFLSASMLGILVFLMVEGLSSLLGNEEEGDTTGTVVRTAGTAGFASFMYLEVLDASFSFDGVIGAFAITNNLFIIALGLGIGAMFVRSLTIKLVEVGTLQTYTYLEHGAFWAIGALSLIMYLSAAGNHIPEVVSGTVGLALIAASFVSSVMLNRRSTQS
- a CDS encoding ferredoxin; its protein translation is MAITKVWLDESENECTMCGACEAVADSVFAVPEKMVVKAGVDFSKFESEIKEAADGCPVATIAWAVDGSDKRANP
- a CDS encoding autotransporter-associated beta strand repeat-containing protein, which translates into the protein MDIQVKDVRREGPRRLVLMLWMLLSAQGVAWCAAPTITDLYPPNGARMVVGRQPMRVQLSAPIQVGTGSIVIRRSSDNSILETIPATSPTVSVNSPTLLHGFEAGAEEFDGGWGAAKRTRDTTRAHTGKASLAVTIDADWNQAEAVYGPMSQDWSGMDSVVFWAYSTQTASVEPVSHSGTDLAWAVGRTAATLAQNTWTRVSMPLSGIPTPRNVIAFGFNLSPAGTYWFDDVGLVKSGADQLTFLPGLTFPKDNSYYVNIEPTVVKEAASGQNFGGILDATTWVLRADASPTAIQLSKASVDENLPTGSTVGELSSSDPDGGTTFFYTLVSGTGSTDNASFSISGTTLKTAAILDYESKPSLSVRIRSTDLQGAYFESPFAISVQNLSDRTTWDVSTNAGIQSGNGSWGSDNFWTKNGTTLGAWPGQGNTAEFSGSDGTWTVNLNGTMQADSVVFTAAGFTLSGGILNLNASSPAIVANADATIASNIAGQYAKLGAAKLTLNANNTGTWSYTHKAGTTLAKTSGTLGTGNVVIDGSGRLQLGNGTVFSNPLTITSCNPDVGNGALSPDSGASAEWSGPLAVNANCTYGGTIAGARENSGTLTLSGSLNMGGSATSIRQRRGIVVYKGGGGATNFELIEGNARLGANNGLPPNAIWTQPHAAYGSILELNGFNQIFQAVHSASTSGITIRNSSGTQSTLGVTGNIDTTFYGVVSGNVAIAKSGSGRQTFSGTNTFQGPVAISGGTLRLGNAKALGDFAGATTVSGNGALDLSGQAVNDAEPLTLSGTGPSGAGALVNGATATATFAGPVALSGNATVAGTAGAIVLTNTTAITGNTSTLTLAGSTTGNRLDAPISTTSGGLTKSGSGTWTLRGLSTYAGPTTVGAGTLCVAGSLAAASAVSVGTGATLCGTGNVGGAIAVKGGIVATGTPDSIGKLSAQSVDLSKDSASTLRIRLQATNKPGIDYDRLELSGALVLGGKSVLDLDLSGLNEQGTASGIVTAGSVTGQFSSVKVRNNPHNLLVVVVYKSALVNVTITRIAPSFTKGPAPTVLEDAPNTTITGWAKAISGGTGATGQSVGFRTGNSHPSLFSTQPSVASDGTLSFSPASDSNGTAVVRIRLGASDNPDSSALDSFTINVTPVNDPPRFSKGSDLTMASDTVERTLAGWTKSISAGPPDEAGQKTSFRLSHTKPALYTRQPSLSSDGTLGFTAARGADGTDTVHIRLGDDGGTADGGRDSSSLDTFFISLRPLSLRIHPDTLKLLLGDTGRFRAILSSSNGTDSTLAPSAVAWSWSTSLGDFSSGLASAHRTGSTRVFARFQGSVDSAVLVVSELDTTLAPSTDSVKIRAGHGITATIPPHTGALMVSIGVSDSSLSSKGISGADSAILASIGNGDTIRIRAPVALIPSSKQRPGETPSVFWMDSTGTVHLVPSVASSNAVVFDVFGKRAWWLGYDTVAPTVGAIHSSDSISTDTVRVRWSAHDNVAGHVVHFCLQKAGQTVSCPELGAGGADSGNLRITRQDLPLGGRYWIEARDSRTTAHTDMVDIVVRLDTLKSSWSRTEDRYELLALPYVRGTASAHPAFQAQWGEDDPRHWRVFAGDSGKLQDVLAGDPMDAAGRSFWVRTRERPLVPWIAGRWTTPMSQMLRSELQPGWNAVGNPLGFDLSWRQIWRLAGADSSFLTGPYEFDGATQGWSIPDTTKRWGSWKGAAIFNRSERTVELRVPSVPDGGVGSSSARKANAVEPPLLRLSVQASQAGSTSSPVWMGVDRVHRAWKLPPSPRWSLQTSVEDPKRPGSALLSDVRTPADSGNLWTLRVTGLTPHQPLTLRWARTGSDTSSVVWIRDDKSSRWLSVAEQTELTVGEEGERSFQVLAGAILGPRAPRPFSVGLRGAALFWSLPDRLGRTHVRIEAFDPRGRRLAGFVDEQMDPGSYGRPFRLSSPTGQILLVLTAGTEQTSTRWLIRP